From Pseudomonas fluorescens, one genomic window encodes:
- a CDS encoding transketolase family protein — MSNAANTPTSTAEPIKKRLTTSAMIASIASEGQATKSAPFGHALAALADQRPDIVGLSADLSKYTDLHIFAKAHPDRFYQMGMAEQLLMSAAAGMAREGFVPFATTYAVFASRRAYDFICMAIAEENLNVKIVCGLPGLTTGYGPSHQATDDLAIFRAMPNLMIVDPCDALEIEQAVPAIAAYQGPVYMRLLRGNVPLVLDEYGYKFEIGKAKTLRTGNDVLIISTGLMTMRSLEAAKQLQADGIDVAVLHVPTIKPLDEQTILAEARKSGRLVVTAENSSIIGGLGEAVAGLLLRNGVTPTFRQIALPDAFLDAGALPTLHDRYGISTPAVCAQIKAWL, encoded by the coding sequence ATGAGCAATGCCGCTAACACGCCGACTTCGACCGCCGAGCCGATCAAAAAGCGCCTAACTACCTCCGCGATGATCGCTTCCATTGCCTCCGAAGGCCAAGCCACCAAGTCGGCACCTTTCGGACATGCATTAGCTGCGCTGGCGGATCAACGCCCGGATATCGTCGGCCTGTCCGCCGACTTGTCCAAGTACACCGACCTGCACATCTTCGCCAAAGCTCATCCGGATCGCTTCTATCAAATGGGCATGGCCGAGCAGTTGCTGATGAGCGCAGCTGCGGGTATGGCCCGGGAAGGTTTCGTGCCGTTCGCCACCACTTACGCCGTATTCGCCTCGCGCCGCGCCTATGACTTCATCTGCATGGCCATCGCCGAGGAAAACCTCAACGTCAAGATCGTCTGCGGTTTGCCCGGCCTCACCACCGGGTATGGCCCTAGCCATCAGGCTACCGATGACTTGGCGATCTTCCGCGCAATGCCCAACCTGATGATTGTTGATCCCTGCGACGCACTGGAAATCGAGCAGGCCGTGCCTGCAATCGCTGCGTATCAAGGCCCAGTCTACATGCGCTTACTGCGTGGCAATGTCCCGTTGGTGCTGGACGAGTACGGCTACAAATTCGAGATCGGTAAAGCCAAGACTCTGCGCACTGGTAACGATGTCCTGATCATCTCTACGGGGCTGATGACGATGCGTTCATTGGAAGCGGCCAAGCAGCTCCAGGCAGACGGGATCGATGTTGCAGTGCTGCACGTCCCAACCATCAAGCCGCTGGATGAGCAGACCATCCTGGCCGAAGCCCGCAAGTCCGGACGCCTGGTAGTAACCGCCGAAAACAGCTCGATTATCGGTGGGCTGGGCGAAGCTGTTGCCGGGTTACTTCTGCGTAACGGAGTGACGCCTACCTTCCGGCAAATTGCTTTACCCGACGCATTCCTGGACGCGGGCGCACTGCCGACGCTACATGATCGGTATGGCATCTCGACTCCAGCCGTTTGTGCGCAAATCAAAGCCTGGCTGTAG
- a CDS encoding transketolase, with protein MTTNPSYASSTTLVERSHNIRRHALRMGQVQGQGYVGQALGAADLLAVSYFHAMNHRPEDPEWEERDRFYLSIGHYAIALYAALIEAEIIPLDELETYGADDSRLPMSGMAAYTPGMEITGGSLGQGLGIAVGACLGLKRKGSSSFVYNLLSDGELNEGSTWEAVMSASHWKLDNLIAIVDVNNQQADGYSSEILSFEPIVDRWQAFGWFTQRVDGNDLAALVTAFDAARNHPGTQPRVIICDTKMGKGVPFLETREKTHFIRVEEHEWDLALSNLEEGKNK; from the coding sequence ATGACTACTAATCCTTCATACGCTTCATCCACGACTCTGGTTGAGCGCTCACACAACATTCGCCGCCATGCGCTGCGAATGGGTCAAGTCCAAGGACAGGGCTATGTTGGCCAGGCCCTCGGCGCCGCCGACCTACTGGCAGTGTCTTACTTTCATGCCATGAACCATCGGCCTGAAGATCCTGAATGGGAAGAACGTGATCGCTTCTATCTCTCCATCGGTCACTATGCCATTGCCCTGTACGCCGCCTTGATCGAAGCCGAAATCATCCCGCTCGATGAGCTGGAAACCTACGGAGCGGACGACAGCCGCCTGCCGATGTCGGGCATGGCCGCCTATACCCCGGGCATGGAAATCACCGGTGGTTCCCTGGGTCAGGGCTTGGGCATCGCAGTAGGTGCCTGTCTCGGCCTCAAACGCAAAGGCTCGTCCTCCTTCGTTTACAACTTGCTGTCGGACGGCGAACTGAATGAAGGCTCGACCTGGGAAGCCGTGATGTCGGCGTCGCACTGGAAGCTCGACAACCTGATCGCCATCGTCGACGTCAACAACCAGCAAGCCGACGGTTACTCCAGTGAAATCCTTTCGTTCGAACCCATCGTTGATCGCTGGCAAGCGTTTGGCTGGTTCACCCAACGCGTGGACGGCAATGACTTGGCGGCGCTGGTCACCGCGTTCGATGCCGCGCGCAATCATCCCGGCACTCAGCCACGGGTGATTATCTGCGATACCAAAATGGGCAAAGGCGTGCCCTTCCTCGAAACACGGGAAAAAACGCACTTCATCCGCGTGGAAGAACACGAATGGGATCTGGCTCTGAGCAATCTTGAAGAAGGAAAAAACAAATGA
- a CDS encoding MFS transporter, translating to MTTLSLEAVSTVRSNAYRKTAWRLMPFLMLCYLCAYLDRVNVGFAKLQMMNDLALSETVYGLGAGMFFIGYFLCEVPSNIILHKVGARVWIARIMITWGIVSALFAFVETAWQFYALRFLLGIAEAGLAPGLLLYLTYWFPSYRRARMTVLWFIAIPLSGMVGGPLSGWIMNHFAGMHGWAGWQWMFALEAVPTVVVGLLVLSYLKDGVHQASWLNDEEKALITRELAEDDQQKVTHASVGEFIRDRRLWLLAAIYFCVVMGQYAITFWLPTLVRNSGVSDPLHIGFLTSLPYLCAIAAMLLVGRSGDKHRERRWHLIVPMIAGAIGLSSAALMGGNSTLSILSLCLAASGILSATSLFWMLPTTLLGGVSAAAGIAAVNSFANLAGFCSPYLIGWITTMTGSSAIGMYLITGVLFAGATLVLRIPAALVNR from the coding sequence ATGACTACCCTGTCGCTCGAAGCGGTTTCGACCGTGCGTTCCAACGCCTACCGGAAAACGGCTTGGCGCCTGATGCCTTTCCTGATGCTTTGTTACCTGTGCGCTTACCTTGATCGCGTCAATGTCGGCTTCGCCAAGCTGCAGATGATGAACGACTTGGCGCTCAGCGAAACGGTCTACGGATTGGGCGCGGGCATGTTCTTCATCGGCTACTTCCTCTGCGAAGTTCCCAGCAACATTATCCTGCACAAGGTCGGTGCGCGTGTATGGATCGCACGCATCATGATCACCTGGGGCATTGTCTCGGCGCTTTTCGCCTTCGTCGAAACCGCCTGGCAGTTCTATGCCCTGCGCTTTCTGCTCGGGATTGCGGAAGCCGGTCTCGCCCCAGGCCTGTTGCTGTACCTGACCTATTGGTTCCCGTCCTACCGCCGAGCGCGCATGACCGTGTTGTGGTTCATCGCCATTCCGCTGTCAGGCATGGTGGGTGGCCCCCTCTCCGGCTGGATCATGAACCACTTCGCCGGTATGCACGGCTGGGCCGGCTGGCAATGGATGTTCGCTCTGGAGGCTGTACCTACGGTCGTTGTCGGACTTTTGGTACTGAGCTACCTGAAAGACGGCGTGCATCAAGCCAGCTGGCTAAACGACGAAGAAAAAGCACTGATCACCCGGGAGCTGGCCGAAGACGACCAGCAAAAAGTCACCCATGCCTCTGTCGGTGAGTTCATTCGCGACCGTCGTCTGTGGCTGCTGGCTGCCATCTACTTCTGTGTCGTGATGGGGCAGTACGCAATAACCTTCTGGCTACCGACCTTAGTGCGTAATTCAGGAGTTTCTGATCCGCTTCACATCGGCTTTCTGACCAGCCTGCCTTACCTCTGTGCCATCGCCGCCATGCTGCTGGTTGGACGCAGCGGTGACAAACATCGCGAGCGCCGCTGGCACCTCATTGTGCCGATGATTGCCGGTGCTATCGGCCTGAGCTCGGCGGCGTTGATGGGCGGAAATTCAACCCTGTCCATCCTCAGTCTTTGCTTGGCAGCTTCTGGCATTTTGTCTGCGACGTCGTTGTTCTGGATGTTACCCACCACGTTGCTCGGAGGCGTTTCGGCCGCCGCAGGCATCGCGGCGGTCAACAGCTTCGCCAACCTCGCCGGGTTCTGCTCGCCTTATCTGATTGGCTGGATCACCACAATGACCGGCTCCAGTGCCATCGGCATGTACTTGATCACTGGCGTGCTGTTCGCAGGGGCCACTCTGGTACTGCGCATTCCCGCCGCCCTGGTCAATCGTTGA
- a CDS encoding SDR family NAD(P)-dependent oxidoreductase, whose protein sequence is MLLQGKVAIITGAASARGIGRATATTFAQQGAHVVILDLDESAARDAAASLGEGHLGLAANVADESQVQQAVAKIIEHFGRIDVLVNNAGITQPLKTLDIRPSDYDKVLDVSLRGTLLMSQAVIPVMRQQSSGSIVCMSSVSAQRGGGIFGGPHYSAAKAGVLGLGKAMARELGPDNIRVNSIAPGLIHTDITGGLMQDDRRHAIIDGIPLGRLGAAQDVANAALFLASDLSSYLTGITLDVNGGMLIH, encoded by the coding sequence ATGCTTCTCCAAGGCAAAGTCGCAATCATCACCGGTGCCGCATCTGCCCGTGGCATTGGCCGCGCTACAGCGACCACTTTCGCGCAACAAGGCGCTCACGTCGTGATCCTTGACCTGGATGAATCCGCTGCCCGTGATGCCGCTGCTTCCTTGGGCGAAGGTCATCTCGGTCTTGCGGCCAACGTTGCTGACGAATCGCAGGTACAACAGGCCGTTGCCAAAATCATCGAGCACTTCGGCCGCATTGACGTCCTCGTTAACAACGCCGGCATTACTCAGCCACTCAAGACTTTGGACATCCGCCCGTCAGACTACGACAAGGTGCTGGACGTCAGTCTGCGCGGCACCCTGCTGATGTCGCAGGCCGTGATTCCGGTCATGCGCCAACAATCTTCCGGGAGCATTGTGTGCATGTCTTCCGTTTCTGCTCAGCGGGGCGGCGGCATTTTTGGTGGCCCTCATTACAGTGCGGCTAAAGCAGGTGTGCTGGGTCTGGGCAAAGCCATGGCACGGGAACTAGGGCCGGACAACATTCGCGTCAACTCCATCGCCCCTGGTTTGATTCACACCGACATCACCGGTGGCCTGATGCAGGACGATCGCCGCCACGCGATCATTGACGGCATTCCGTTGGGCCGACTCGGTGCAGCACAGGATGTCGCCAACGCCGCCCTGTTCCTGGCCAGCGACCTATCCTCTTACCTCACAGGCATCACTCTGGATGTGAACGGCGGCATGCTGATTCATTGA
- a CDS encoding LysR substrate-binding domain-containing protein, whose translation MSSPGDLPSILPPLKSIQAFEQTARFGNVARAAELLDLTPSAVSHQLAKLEAMIGRQLFLRTARGVTLTPVGEQYLKEVSGILHSLAVATERAASDVSLDCLRLHSSPSFGLLWLMPRLEQFRESHPDIQLNLSCSYESLHFSRDKIDVDIRHGTPNWPSFEVRTVRDEKIAVMASPKLLAKRPIQTITDLLDSNLILSEATLIKWPQLFAQHGVARPEKPYTLSFDRSYMTLEAASHGLGFALESTLLAQDYLVRGVLVEVAPELSVPIMAHHLVFPRAHSNFPRVRRFLEWMQKELGHEFTY comes from the coding sequence ATGAGTTCACCAGGCGATCTACCTTCGATCCTGCCACCCCTAAAATCCATTCAGGCCTTCGAGCAGACAGCCCGTTTCGGCAACGTGGCTCGCGCAGCAGAACTGCTCGACCTGACGCCTTCGGCAGTCAGCCACCAACTGGCCAAACTGGAGGCGATGATTGGTCGGCAATTGTTCTTGCGCACAGCGCGAGGCGTGACGCTGACACCGGTCGGCGAGCAATATCTCAAAGAAGTGTCCGGCATCCTCCACAGCCTCGCAGTCGCTACCGAACGCGCTGCCAGCGATGTCAGCCTCGACTGTCTACGCCTGCACTCATCGCCGAGCTTCGGCCTGCTCTGGTTGATGCCGCGCCTTGAGCAGTTCCGTGAAAGTCATCCCGATATCCAACTCAACTTGTCGTGCTCCTACGAGTCGTTGCATTTCAGCCGGGACAAGATCGATGTAGATATTCGCCATGGCACACCCAATTGGCCAAGCTTCGAAGTACGGACAGTCAGAGATGAAAAAATCGCGGTGATGGCGTCGCCGAAGCTGTTGGCGAAACGCCCGATACAGACGATTACTGATTTGCTCGACAGCAACCTGATTCTGTCTGAGGCAACATTAATCAAGTGGCCGCAGTTGTTTGCGCAGCATGGTGTTGCACGACCGGAAAAGCCCTACACCCTGAGCTTCGATCGTTCATATATGACGTTGGAAGCTGCCAGTCATGGCCTCGGTTTTGCTCTCGAAAGTACATTGCTGGCGCAGGATTATCTCGTTCGGGGAGTGCTTGTCGAAGTGGCGCCAGAGTTGAGCGTGCCGATTATGGCGCACCATTTGGTATTTCCTCGGGCTCACTCAAATTTTCCGAGGGTGCGACGGTTCCTTGAATGGATGCAGAAAGAATTGGGCCATGAATTTACGTACTGA
- a CDS encoding mechanosensitive ion channel family protein encodes MRIRLPVIWMVVFCMLWSVSLWADTTVKPVENLAELKVANRSVMVFHATILGEVPELRAKRAKEVIGEALEADDGLNVTIEPIMKSYMVLLGSRRAFIFSPEDFNESEFDSVQQAAEVAAEKLRQAVSETQETRNLHLILWSVGAALLATGIYVALLLGVSNLRRRLLRKLPELMHQHTRALKIGRIPLLDANYMYPLVGRLFELLRWIAVSLLTYEWCGFVLLRFPYTRPWGERLDSYLLEVGDYFLQGIVGAIPRLVIALAIFFIARGATAFTSRILRRISSPGNFSWLNHETLQPTQKLTSLAIWLFALAMAYPYLPGAGTDAFKGVSVLVGLMISLGATSVVGQAAAGLILTYTRTLRLGEYVRIGEYEGTVTELGMFTTRIRTGLGEVLTLPNSLITGAVTKNYSRAVKGMGYVVDTVVTIGYDTPWRQVESMLLEAARRTVGVLEDPSPQVFQTALSDFYPEYRLVAQAIPNLPRPRAVLLSILHANIQDVFNEYGVQIMSPHYLGDPQQEKWVPKDKWYTAPAQEQKDY; translated from the coding sequence ATGCGAATCAGATTGCCAGTCATATGGATGGTTGTTTTTTGCATGCTTTGGTCAGTCAGCCTTTGGGCTGACACCACAGTAAAACCGGTAGAAAACCTCGCCGAGCTTAAAGTCGCGAATCGTAGCGTTATGGTCTTTCACGCGACGATACTCGGTGAAGTGCCCGAGTTACGAGCAAAGCGGGCGAAAGAGGTCATTGGTGAGGCCCTGGAAGCCGATGACGGGCTAAACGTCACCATCGAGCCGATCATGAAAAGCTATATGGTGTTGTTGGGCAGTCGTAGGGCCTTCATTTTTTCTCCTGAGGACTTCAATGAGTCCGAATTCGACTCAGTACAGCAGGCAGCTGAAGTGGCGGCGGAAAAGCTGCGCCAAGCGGTCTCTGAAACTCAAGAAACGCGCAACCTGCATCTGATCCTCTGGTCAGTGGGAGCCGCATTGTTGGCAACTGGCATTTATGTCGCCCTACTCTTGGGCGTGAGTAATCTGCGACGGCGCTTGCTGAGAAAACTCCCCGAGTTGATGCATCAACATACCAGAGCGTTAAAGATTGGGCGGATTCCGTTGCTCGACGCCAATTATATGTATCCGTTGGTCGGCCGTCTGTTCGAGCTCCTGCGGTGGATTGCTGTGTCGCTCCTGACATACGAGTGGTGTGGTTTTGTCCTATTGCGTTTTCCCTACACACGACCGTGGGGTGAAAGACTTGATAGCTATCTATTGGAAGTCGGCGATTATTTTTTGCAGGGGATTGTCGGTGCCATACCAAGATTGGTCATAGCCCTAGCAATTTTTTTCATCGCGCGCGGCGCTACTGCATTTACGAGCAGGATTCTGCGTCGCATTTCTAGCCCTGGAAACTTCAGCTGGTTGAACCACGAGACCCTACAACCGACTCAAAAGCTCACTTCCCTGGCCATCTGGCTGTTTGCTTTGGCGATGGCCTATCCGTATTTGCCGGGTGCTGGCACCGATGCATTCAAAGGAGTATCGGTGCTGGTCGGCCTGATGATTTCCCTGGGGGCCACCAGCGTGGTAGGGCAGGCCGCCGCCGGGTTGATTCTGACCTACACTCGAACACTGCGGCTAGGCGAGTACGTGCGTATTGGCGAATACGAAGGAACCGTCACTGAGCTGGGTATGTTCACCACGCGTATCCGCACTGGTCTGGGTGAGGTGTTAACTCTGCCAAACTCATTGATCACAGGTGCTGTAACGAAGAACTACTCGCGGGCGGTCAAGGGTATGGGGTATGTGGTCGACACCGTGGTGACGATTGGCTACGACACCCCGTGGAGGCAAGTGGAAAGTATGCTGTTGGAAGCTGCCCGACGCACCGTAGGCGTCCTTGAAGACCCATCACCCCAAGTGTTTCAGACCGCGCTGTCAGATTTCTACCCGGAGTATCGCTTGGTGGCCCAGGCCATTCCGAATCTGCCGCGACCGCGAGCAGTGTTGCTCAGCATACTGCACGCCAACATACAGGATGTGTTCAACGAGTACGGCGTACAGATCATGTCGCCCCACTATCTGGGCGATCCGCAGCAAGAGAAGTGGGTGCCCAAGGACAAATGGTACACGGCACCTGCGCAAGAACAGAAGGATTACTGA
- the aspT gene encoding aspartate-alanine antiporter — MLEFVLHAFRSNPEIAVFLAIALGVFIGRIHIGSFHLGSVAGALLMGLLIGQIGLEVPTGLKSVFFVMFIYAVGFKSGPEFFGSLNRGTLKLVLLSVVLCATALATILLMNAVFHFDAGFTAGLGAGALTDTAIMGTATSSINQLAIDAAAKAQLNSHMAIAYAITYLFGTIGLVVFVGSIAPKLLGVDLRASARELELELGIAKDEDAITVPYTRIVVRAHQVASNGEAAGQRIVDIEKLHDSLTFERVVRAGQIIERDEDFTLMTGDIVGVYALREAVGTLTQWIGPEIDHPVSLSFPTRKVDLILTSPEFAGKTIHQAKSLLENTQRLGCFINTITRQGYELPLLPNTVLRRGDVLTLTGRTAGVEALARRLGRIRESNYKSDIAVHALGMVLGSLLGLLSTHVGMIPVELGIGGGVLVAALVIGWYNSRHPEVGALPKAAQWAFSEFGLTAFGAVVGLLAGPAAFAAMKEQGLALLLSGAVVTIVPPLVALYFGRYILRLHPMILFGALAGAQTEAASMNKIIEQSGSNTPVIGFTVCYGISNVLLAVCGPIIIFVIAG; from the coding sequence ATGCTTGAATTCGTGCTCCATGCTTTTCGATCCAACCCGGAGATTGCGGTGTTCCTCGCTATTGCCCTGGGCGTTTTCATCGGTCGCATCCACATCGGCAGTTTTCACTTGGGCTCGGTAGCCGGGGCGCTGCTGATGGGACTGCTGATCGGCCAGATCGGCCTGGAAGTGCCGACCGGGTTGAAGTCGGTGTTTTTCGTGATGTTCATCTACGCGGTCGGCTTCAAGAGCGGGCCAGAGTTTTTCGGAAGCCTCAATCGCGGTACGCTAAAACTGGTGCTGCTATCCGTGGTGCTGTGCGCCACGGCGCTGGCGACCATTCTGTTGATGAACGCGGTGTTTCATTTTGACGCCGGTTTCACCGCAGGCCTCGGTGCTGGTGCGCTCACCGACACGGCGATCATGGGTACCGCAACAAGTTCGATCAATCAACTGGCGATCGACGCTGCCGCGAAGGCGCAGCTCAACAGTCATATGGCGATTGCCTATGCAATCACCTACCTGTTTGGCACGATCGGTCTGGTTGTCTTTGTAGGCAGTATCGCCCCGAAATTGCTCGGTGTGGATCTTAGGGCTTCGGCAAGGGAACTGGAGTTGGAATTAGGAATCGCCAAAGACGAAGACGCAATTACCGTACCGTACACGCGCATTGTTGTGCGTGCACATCAAGTTGCCAGCAATGGCGAGGCGGCTGGACAACGCATCGTCGATATCGAAAAGTTGCATGACTCTCTGACGTTCGAGCGGGTAGTGCGTGCCGGGCAGATCATCGAGCGCGATGAAGATTTCACCCTAATGACAGGCGATATTGTCGGTGTGTACGCCTTACGCGAAGCCGTTGGAACACTAACCCAATGGATCGGGCCGGAAATCGACCATCCAGTATCGTTATCGTTTCCGACCCGCAAGGTAGACTTAATCCTGACTTCGCCAGAGTTCGCCGGAAAGACCATCCATCAAGCCAAATCTCTTCTGGAAAATACCCAGCGCCTAGGTTGCTTCATTAACACCATTACCCGTCAGGGATACGAACTGCCGTTACTGCCTAACACTGTGCTTCGCCGGGGTGATGTACTTACTCTCACTGGACGCACGGCCGGCGTCGAGGCGTTGGCTAGGAGGCTTGGGCGGATTCGCGAGAGCAACTACAAAAGTGACATCGCCGTACATGCCTTGGGCATGGTGCTGGGGTCGCTGCTAGGTTTGCTGTCCACTCATGTCGGGATGATTCCAGTGGAACTCGGCATCGGTGGCGGAGTGTTGGTCGCGGCGCTGGTGATAGGCTGGTACAACTCCCGTCACCCAGAAGTCGGAGCACTACCCAAGGCCGCGCAATGGGCGTTTTCCGAATTTGGCCTGACTGCGTTTGGTGCAGTTGTTGGTTTGCTCGCGGGCCCGGCGGCTTTTGCCGCAATGAAAGAGCAAGGTCTGGCGCTGCTGTTATCCGGCGCGGTAGTGACGATAGTACCTCCGTTGGTGGCGCTGTATTTCGGTCGATATATACTTCGTCTGCATCCGATGATCCTGTTCGGCGCACTAGCTGGTGCACAGACGGAAGCCGCATCAATGAACAAGATTATCGAACAGTCCGGCAGTAACACTCCGGTCATTGGCTTTACCGTGTGTTATGGCATTTCCAACGTATTGCTGGCCGTGTGTGGGCCCATCATCATTTTTGTCATCGCAGGTTAG
- a CDS encoding TolC family protein, with protein MAFTGALVLSACSALELKPSTDEENRQRIISDQSRMYSDQEPVTAPITFYEAAARALKYNLDYRLKLMESALASDLRDVSSHEMLPRLVASAGYAGRNNDSGGTSIGIEDRQVSLRPSTSEERYREIYGLGLSWSLLDFGVAYYRTQQKADQILMAEERRRKVAQNVLQDVRNAYWRALGAQRLMPEVDKLLMRTHTALTSAREAEQRGLLPRQEILAYQRALLDSIYLLTVRRQDLEFAQAELAALMSLPPGTNMVLADVPDPPLPEVHQSMAQLEQLSMEHRPEIMEEWYRKRVNQKDLDIAKAQLWPNVSVDFGYHYDSNKYLYNNDWNATGLQVSMNLLRLLQLPSLNAAQKSQNETDDTRRVALSMAILTQVRVGTLRYQLARQEVEFTEDSLRVDRSLLDYAQAAKTGKLGSELEVIRSEGRYLLSRYQREAAFSSAQAAWGRLYNSVGLDVLPTEISKHDIKTLAREIQRTLNEQEQQRLLITQQGAPNAQNRP; from the coding sequence ATGGCCTTTACAGGGGCACTGGTACTTAGCGCCTGCTCTGCATTGGAGCTTAAACCCTCCACCGACGAAGAAAACCGTCAACGCATCATCTCTGACCAGTCCCGCATGTACTCCGACCAGGAACCGGTCACCGCACCCATTACCTTTTATGAAGCGGCCGCACGGGCCTTGAAATACAATCTCGACTACCGCCTCAAACTCATGGAAAGCGCGCTGGCCTCAGACCTGCGCGATGTCTCCAGCCATGAAATGCTGCCACGGTTGGTGGCCTCAGCCGGATATGCCGGACGCAATAATGACTCAGGAGGTACCTCGATCGGTATCGAAGACCGCCAGGTCAGCTTGCGGCCTTCGACCTCCGAAGAGCGTTACCGCGAAATCTATGGTCTAGGACTGAGCTGGAGCTTGCTGGATTTCGGCGTAGCGTATTACCGTACCCAGCAGAAGGCTGACCAGATTCTGATGGCCGAAGAGCGCCGGCGCAAAGTCGCGCAGAACGTCCTGCAAGACGTGCGCAATGCCTACTGGCGCGCTCTCGGTGCGCAGCGCCTAATGCCGGAAGTTGACAAGCTGCTGATGCGCACCCACACCGCACTGACCTCGGCCCGAGAAGCCGAACAGCGCGGCCTATTGCCACGCCAGGAAATACTCGCCTACCAGCGGGCTCTGCTCGATTCGATCTACCTGCTGACCGTACGGCGCCAAGATCTGGAGTTTGCCCAGGCTGAGCTTGCTGCGCTGATGTCGCTGCCACCGGGGACGAATATGGTCTTGGCCGACGTACCCGATCCGCCGCTGCCCGAGGTGCACCAGAGCATGGCGCAGCTTGAGCAGCTGTCCATGGAGCACCGTCCGGAAATCATGGAAGAGTGGTACCGCAAGCGGGTCAACCAGAAAGACCTGGACATCGCCAAGGCGCAATTGTGGCCTAATGTCAGCGTCGACTTCGGCTATCACTACGACTCCAACAAATACCTCTACAACAACGACTGGAACGCCACCGGCCTGCAAGTCTCGATGAACCTACTGCGCCTGTTGCAATTGCCATCGCTCAATGCCGCGCAAAAGTCCCAGAACGAAACCGACGATACACGTCGGGTGGCTCTGTCCATGGCAATCCTGACCCAGGTACGGGTCGGTACCCTGCGCTATCAACTGGCGCGCCAGGAAGTGGAATTCACCGAGGACAGTTTGCGGGTCGACCGCAGCCTGCTCGACTACGCCCAGGCGGCGAAAACCGGGAAGTTGGGCTCAGAACTGGAAGTGATTCGTTCCGAAGGGCGCTATCTGCTCTCGCGCTATCAGCGCGAAGCCGCATTCTCCAGTGCTCAGGCGGCTTGGGGCCGCTTGTACAACTCAGTGGGCCTAGATGTCCTGCCGACCGAAATATCTAAACACGACATCAAGACCTTGGCCCGGGAAATCCAACGCACTTTGAACGAACAGGAGCAGCAACGCCTACTCATCACTCAGCAAGGAGCGCCGAATGCACAAAACCGCCCTTGA